The Mycoplasmopsis equigenitalium genome contains a region encoding:
- the rpsR gene encoding 30S ribosomal protein S18 yields MAFQKRTSAKNAPRNRFSPLKVSQTYIDYKDVDLLKKLVNSHGKILPAKLTGVPTKKQRLVATAIKRARFMALLPFTEERIKR; encoded by the coding sequence ATGGCTTTTCAAAAAAGAACTAGTGCTAAAAATGCGCCCCGTAATCGTTTCTCACCATTAAAAGTTTCACAAACATATATTGATTATAAAGATGTTGACTTACTCAAGAAATTAGTTAACAGCCACGGTAAAATTTTACCTGCAAAATTAACTGGTGTTCCTACCAAAAAACAAAGATTAGTAGCAACAGCAATTAAGAGAGCTCGTTTTATGGCTTTATTACCATTCACTGAAGAACGTATTAAAAGATAA
- a CDS encoding single-stranded DNA-binding protein produces MNKVFLIGRLTDDPRFNQLSDKMSVARVTIAVEREKSTTPQTDYLPLVCWNNTATFITKYVPKGTLVAIDGWITTGSYTKGNNQTVYTTDITVDNIKILEPRSVIEARLQKVGREYTQSFKSTNVDPNPSFKKDYDYNELTADSLSDEFDNIQLDTDDLN; encoded by the coding sequence ATGAATAAAGTATTTTTAATTGGTCGTCTCACAGATGATCCTCGCTTTAATCAACTTAGCGATAAAATGTCGGTAGCAAGAGTAACAATAGCGGTGGAAAGAGAAAAATCAACTACACCTCAAACTGATTACTTACCACTTGTGTGCTGAAATAACACAGCAACCTTTATTACTAAATATGTTCCAAAAGGAACACTTGTAGCGATTGATGGTTGAATTACAACCGGCAGTTATACTAAAGGGAATAACCAAACTGTGTACACAACCGATATTACTGTTGATAATATCAAAATTCTTGAACCTCGTTCAGTTATTGAAGCTCGTCTTCAAAAAGTAGGAAGAGAATATACGCAATCATTTAAATCGACTAATGTTGATCCTAACCCAAGCTTTAAAAAAGATTATGACTATAATGAACTAACCGCAGATTCATTAAGTGATGAATTTGACAATATTCAATTAGACACAGATGATTTGAATTAA
- the rpsF gene encoding 30S ribosomal protein S6, which translates to MAKYEILLMLDPKQDQMVVSSLIKEVFAKPAEKVEKLPITELAYEINKSTTAQYILVHVSASGDEVKEFRRKANILKTIWRYLVINLDNEKGLTKKPKSKYEKWAEAREQERRDAFEAKMAQRRAERNEKLERIQKAVQKTVDKKVEETKQAQEK; encoded by the coding sequence ATGGCTAAATATGAAATTTTATTAATGCTTGACCCAAAACAAGATCAAATGGTTGTGTCATCGTTAATTAAAGAAGTATTTGCAAAGCCTGCTGAAAAAGTTGAAAAATTACCAATTACTGAATTGGCATATGAAATCAACAAATCAACAACTGCGCAATACATTCTAGTTCATGTTAGTGCATCTGGTGATGAAGTTAAAGAATTTCGTCGTAAAGCAAATATCTTAAAAACTATTTGAAGATATCTTGTAATCAATCTTGACAATGAAAAAGGTTTGACCAAAAAACCTAAGTCAAAATATGAAAAATGAGCTGAAGCTCGCGAACAAGAAAGACGTGATGCTTTTGAAGCTAAAATGGCACAAAGACGTGCTGAAAGAAACGAAAAATTAGAACGCATACAAAAAGCTGTTCAAAAAACAGTTGATAAAAAAGTTGAAGAAACTAAACAAGCACAAGAAAAATAA
- the rplI gene encoding 50S ribosomal protein L9, whose amino-acid sequence MKVILIKDCKDGKANQVIEVSNGYATNFLIKNKFAVAYNPTTEKILKHKLQDLNENETKNRENATELKKNIEEKAKFVYELETNIDANGNLNVHGSVSSKHLLQDLQNLGFEIKKAQIEIHNIKTLGLHDIKINLYKDIFAKITIEVKSHGRQSK is encoded by the coding sequence ATGAAAGTAATATTAATTAAAGATTGTAAAGACGGCAAAGCAAACCAAGTAATTGAGGTAAGCAATGGATATGCAACTAATTTTTTGATTAAAAACAAGTTCGCAGTTGCCTATAATCCAACAACTGAAAAAATCTTAAAACACAAGTTACAAGACCTTAATGAAAATGAAACAAAAAATCGTGAAAACGCAACAGAATTAAAGAAAAACATTGAAGAAAAGGCAAAATTTGTTTATGAATTAGAGACTAATATTGATGCTAACGGGAACTTAAATGTTCACGGTAGCGTTAGTTCAAAACATCTTTTACAAGACTTGCAAAATTTAGGTTTTGAAATCAAAAAAGCACAGATTGAAATACATAACATTAAAACATTGGGATTGCATGATATTAAAATTAATTTATATAAGGATATTTTTGCAAAGATAACAATCGAGGTAAAATCACATGGTAGACAATCAAAATAA
- the topA gene encoding type I DNA topoisomerase translates to MENNKTLVIVESPNKIKAIEKYLKNHGVNCEVEATVGHIAILPTTGKDRLGIDLENWVPLYKIDPAKRKVVANLRAKAKQANTVVIATDHDREGEAIADNLVEYLKIEDKYVRIVFNEITEQAIIEAYKNPGKIDEQLVNAQKTRRMLDRILGFKLSTLMRRNIKNSTVNPSAGRVQSIALKLIVDRENEIKAFIPVVYFNIVANFKDGNSAKYFDPNSKQESKDWIMGNDLEKILNDLHGPLKVINTETKVKSDDRIVPLKQATLYKKMSYSSGVVQSSAQRLYEGYNDDGGLISYPRTDSTRYSATFIQSARNYITKKYGEDYLLDEIKGAKAGDQDAHEAIRPTNLNLTPQLAKEKYNLSTQDYNVYNFIYKTTMQSLMKPSKREITSYTYENNGHLFRNNSSKIVFDGYLVIEEEKETKSKEFQYKLNDFVEVKKYVDSKHETKPPARYTEGSLISMLDEIKVGRPSTFASTIKIVKDREYAIKEGSSLVPTEFGITVLEQLIKHFPKMINETYTAYVEEELDRIALENKPVQVVMDDFNDEFNDALENATKTIQPTFLIPKILDEKCPEDGGELIERKSRFGKKFIGCNNFPACKYTKSVGNGKFYKRKFKTIE, encoded by the coding sequence ATGGAAAATAATAAAACTCTTGTGATTGTCGAGTCACCGAACAAAATTAAAGCAATTGAAAAATATCTTAAAAATCATGGCGTTAACTGCGAAGTTGAAGCAACTGTTGGTCATATCGCTATTTTGCCAACTACGGGTAAAGATCGATTGGGAATTGATTTAGAAAATTGAGTTCCTTTATATAAAATCGACCCTGCTAAACGCAAGGTTGTTGCTAATTTAAGAGCAAAAGCGAAACAAGCAAACACTGTTGTAATCGCGACCGACCACGACCGTGAAGGTGAAGCAATTGCTGATAATCTTGTCGAATATTTAAAAATTGAGGATAAGTACGTTAGAATTGTCTTCAATGAAATTACCGAGCAAGCAATCATCGAGGCTTATAAAAACCCGGGCAAAATTGATGAACAACTTGTTAATGCTCAAAAAACAAGAAGAATGCTTGATCGTATTTTAGGATTTAAATTATCCACACTAATGCGGCGTAATATTAAAAATAGCACCGTTAACCCAAGTGCGGGTCGCGTACAATCAATTGCTCTTAAATTAATCGTTGATCGTGAAAATGAAATCAAAGCGTTTATTCCAGTTGTTTACTTTAATATTGTTGCCAACTTTAAAGATGGCAACAGTGCTAAATACTTTGACCCAAATTCAAAACAAGAAAGTAAAGACTGAATTATGGGTAATGATTTAGAAAAAATCCTTAATGATTTACATGGTCCATTAAAAGTTATTAATACCGAAACGAAAGTAAAATCAGATGATCGTATCGTACCACTTAAACAAGCGACCCTTTACAAGAAAATGTCTTACTCATCAGGGGTGGTACAATCATCAGCACAACGTCTTTATGAAGGATACAATGATGATGGTGGTTTAATTTCGTACCCTAGAACAGACTCGACAAGATACAGCGCGACATTTATCCAAAGTGCTCGTAATTACATCACTAAAAAATATGGTGAAGACTACCTTCTAGATGAAATTAAAGGGGCAAAAGCTGGTGACCAAGACGCTCACGAAGCAATACGTCCAACTAATTTAAATTTAACACCGCAATTAGCAAAAGAAAAATACAATCTTTCGACACAAGACTACAATGTTTACAACTTCATATACAAAACAACAATGCAATCATTAATGAAGCCTTCAAAACGCGAAATTACTAGCTACACTTATGAAAATAATGGTCACTTATTCAGAAACAATTCATCAAAAATTGTTTTCGACGGTTACTTAGTAATTGAAGAAGAAAAAGAAACAAAAAGCAAAGAATTTCAGTATAAACTCAACGATTTTGTTGAAGTTAAAAAATATGTTGATTCTAAACACGAGACCAAACCTCCTGCTCGTTATACTGAAGGATCTTTAATTAGTATGCTTGATGAAATCAAAGTTGGTCGGCCAAGTACATTCGCCTCAACAATTAAAATTGTTAAAGATCGTGAGTACGCAATCAAAGAGGGTTCATCACTTGTTCCAACCGAATTTGGTATTACTGTTTTAGAACAATTAATTAAGCATTTCCCAAAAATGATTAATGAAACATATACCGCTTATGTTGAAGAAGAGTTAGATAGAATCGCTCTCGAAAACAAACCAGTTCAAGTCGTAATGGATGACTTTAACGATGAATTTAATGATGCTTTAGAAAATGCGACAAAAACAATTCAACCAACTTTTTTAATACCTAAAATTTTAGATGAAAAATGTCCCGAAGATGGTGGAGAACTAATCGAAAGAAAAAGCCGTTTTGGGAAAAAATTTATTGGTTGCAATAACTTTCCTGCTTGCAAATATACAAAATCTGTAGGTAACGGAAAATTCTACAAGCGAAAATTTAAAACTATCGAATAA
- a CDS encoding DHH family phosphoesterase, which translates to MKKWLLWTLTASISVLLVTLMATAVAVGLEAYKVESITSSVLVFLWIFLITDVVFVLVGFIFLIKKYNRDYYKNNALNHYIDHELSDAGLGIIIFDYKKRIIYESDFIRNVLRKTSMGKKINELFDFLDFSKTANTYYKEINNYSLDIMLIPRKNMIIIKDISKESNLVKFYYDQRIVIGEVEIDNFQYYRSLLNEEQIFFMKASATKFLETMSKEFNFLYRQYADGKYIIITYEDSLNKMIENQFKFLEELQYNVDKNLKNIQLTLSIGIASLFHNLSELLEMANHALQLTQNRGGNQVTVVKNNQPNLYFGSQTEIVVDTSRTKVKLISTRLKETLEKKSVSDVFIYGHKISDLDALGSAFGLWYIATNIFNKKAYIIGKTYDKTSENMLKAMQGEALLDNLISPNKAHEMMDRNSVILMTDVNDPLRTENDDFFKKVNFENIFVIDHHRVSTTLNYLNSLNAFIDPYASSASEIVTDMYRFLVQEKDMDVKIAQLLLNGIYTDTNKFRKATSSKTFDASSYLEKNGAQTIISSEYMKHTEENEVIIRKIMDNLEEVRPGYFLAYLDQVMPSDTISIAADEILKVFGRKASFVVGKIDDKQYKLSIRSVDKNIQIIAEALGGGGHFNSAAVTTNEDLEVFLNNIRQAIASDKEIK; encoded by the coding sequence ATGAAGAAATGATTATTATGAACACTTACGGCTTCGATTTCAGTACTTTTAGTTACCTTAATGGCAACAGCAGTGGCTGTTGGCCTTGAAGCCTATAAGGTAGAATCAATTACAAGTTCAGTACTTGTGTTTTTATGAATCTTTTTGATTACGGATGTTGTTTTTGTTTTAGTTGGTTTTATCTTTTTAATCAAAAAGTATAATCGTGACTATTACAAAAATAATGCGCTTAATCATTATATTGACCACGAGCTTTCAGATGCAGGGTTAGGAATCATTATTTTTGATTATAAAAAACGAATTATTTATGAATCAGATTTTATTCGGAATGTTTTACGAAAAACAAGTATGGGTAAAAAAATTAACGAGCTTTTTGATTTTCTAGATTTTTCAAAAACGGCTAATACATATTACAAAGAAATCAATAATTACTCGCTTGATATTATGTTGATTCCGCGTAAAAATATGATTATCATTAAAGATATTTCAAAGGAATCAAATCTTGTTAAGTTTTATTACGACCAAAGAATTGTTATTGGTGAAGTAGAAATCGACAACTTCCAATACTACCGTTCATTACTTAATGAAGAGCAAATCTTCTTTATGAAAGCGTCGGCAACAAAATTTTTAGAAACGATGTCAAAGGAATTCAACTTTCTTTATCGTCAATATGCGGATGGTAAATATATTATTATTACTTACGAAGATTCGCTCAATAAAATGATTGAGAACCAATTTAAATTTCTTGAAGAATTGCAATACAACGTTGATAAAAATCTTAAAAATATTCAACTGACATTATCAATTGGTATCGCGTCATTATTCCATAATTTATCAGAGTTATTAGAAATGGCAAACCATGCCTTACAACTTACTCAAAACCGGGGAGGTAATCAAGTAACGGTTGTAAAAAACAATCAACCAAATCTTTACTTTGGTTCTCAAACTGAAATCGTTGTTGATACTTCGCGGACAAAAGTTAAATTAATTTCAACCCGTTTAAAAGAAACGCTTGAGAAAAAAAGTGTGAGTGATGTGTTTATTTATGGTCATAAGATTTCTGACCTTGATGCGCTAGGTAGTGCGTTTGGTCTTTGATACATTGCGACTAATATTTTTAATAAAAAGGCTTACATTATTGGTAAAACATATGACAAGACTTCTGAAAATATGTTGAAGGCAATGCAAGGTGAAGCGCTACTTGATAACCTTATTTCACCAAATAAAGCACACGAAATGATGGATCGAAATTCAGTAATTTTAATGACCGATGTTAATGATCCATTACGTACTGAAAATGATGATTTCTTTAAAAAAGTTAATTTTGAAAACATTTTTGTAATTGATCACCACCGTGTAAGTACTACATTAAATTATCTTAATTCACTTAACGCTTTCATCGATCCATATGCATCAAGTGCATCAGAAATTGTGACTGATATGTATCGTTTCCTTGTTCAAGAAAAAGATATGGATGTTAAAATTGCACAGTTGTTGCTCAATGGAATTTATACCGACACTAATAAGTTTAGAAAAGCAACGTCTTCAAAAACTTTTGACGCTTCGTCGTATTTAGAAAAGAATGGAGCGCAAACAATTATTTCTAGCGAGTATATGAAACATACTGAAGAAAACGAAGTTATTATTCGCAAAATTATGGATAATCTTGAAGAAGTTAGACCAGGTTATTTCTTAGCGTATTTAGACCAAGTGATGCCATCAGATACAATTAGTATTGCTGCTGATGAAATTCTTAAAGTGTTTGGCCGTAAGGCATCATTTGTTGTTGGTAAAATCGATGACAAACAATACAAATTATCAATTCGTAGCGTTGATAAAAATATTCAAATTATTGCTGAAGCATTAGGTGGTGGAGGACACTTCAATTCGGCCGCTGTAACAACAAATGAAGATTTAGAAGTATTCTTAAATAATATTCGTCAAGCAATAGCGAGCGATAAGGAAATTAAGTAA
- a CDS encoding hemolysin family protein — MRPTEIIIYSIVLFILIVLSAIFSGAEMAYSSMNPGQLQAKIKANVAGSRLIKKHINKFNMLLSTILIGNNIVNIAASTLISLILSRTIANDGMNAVISTAILTPIIVIFGEITPKIVAKAHPFGYLKIVCFFIEVWFWVFWPFTFLLSKISRKALVTNTENELKHTLDIAAKEGVLDKDEAIIANNALDLDSQKVSKHYVKLQDIDYLPYDATIKQAKELMKETYFSRVPILKDEQFVGIIHLKDIFDAKQTDNVMQYIKTVPLISSNSTLSSALDKMRQDKSQMGFVVKNNSSTETLGLITIEDILEELVGEIYDEFDEEEDITELSIDRFQIKPSTPIREVAKSIELEIELAEDESENISFIDWLKARVDEQRITRATRYTYKDIFTVKVVGVAKNKEYIFELILI; from the coding sequence ATGCGACCGACCGAGATAATTATTTATTCTATTGTTTTATTTATTTTAATCGTTTTATCAGCGATTTTTAGTGGGGCTGAAATGGCCTATAGTTCAATGAACCCAGGACAACTACAAGCCAAAATTAAGGCGAATGTTGCGGGCTCAAGATTAATTAAGAAACATATTAATAAATTTAATATGCTTTTATCAACAATTTTGATTGGTAATAATATTGTAAATATTGCTGCTTCAACTTTAATTTCGTTGATTTTATCCAGAACCATTGCTAATGATGGGATGAACGCTGTAATTTCAACAGCAATCTTAACTCCTATTATTGTGATTTTTGGAGAAATTACTCCGAAAATTGTTGCCAAAGCACACCCATTTGGCTACTTAAAAATTGTTTGTTTCTTCATTGAAGTTTGATTCTGAGTCTTTTGACCTTTTACATTTTTACTATCAAAAATTTCACGTAAGGCTTTAGTTACAAATACAGAAAATGAGCTTAAACATACCCTCGATATTGCTGCTAAAGAAGGTGTGCTTGATAAAGACGAAGCAATTATTGCAAACAACGCACTTGATTTAGATAGCCAAAAAGTTTCTAAACATTATGTTAAGTTGCAAGACATTGATTACTTACCATACGATGCAACCATTAAACAAGCCAAAGAATTAATGAAAGAAACATATTTTTCAAGAGTTCCAATTTTGAAAGATGAACAATTTGTGGGTATTATTCACTTAAAAGATATTTTCGATGCAAAACAAACCGATAATGTAATGCAATACATTAAAACTGTGCCTTTAATTTCAAGTAATAGTACGCTTTCAAGTGCGTTAGATAAAATGAGACAAGATAAGTCACAAATGGGATTCGTGGTTAAAAATAATTCAAGTACAGAAACTCTTGGTCTTATTACTATTGAAGATATTCTTGAAGAACTTGTTGGAGAAATCTATGACGAGTTTGACGAAGAAGAAGATATAACCGAATTATCGATTGATCGTTTCCAAATCAAACCAAGTACGCCAATTCGCGAAGTTGCTAAATCAATTGAGTTAGAAATTGAATTAGCGGAAGATGAAAGTGAGAATATTAGTTTTATTGATTGACTAAAAGCTCGGGTAGATGAACAACGAATTACACGAGCAACAAGATATACTTACAAAGATATATTTACGGTTAAAGTTGTTGGTGTTGCAAAAAATAAAGAATACATTTTCGAATTAATTTTAATTTAA
- the hrcA gene encoding heat-inducible transcriptional repressor HrcA: MSDKIEKNILDEKIQSYLKLIVEMYISTGEPVSSGNLLEQYNLDVSSATIRNAMAKLESMDFLVKEHISSGRIPTVKGFEYYGRYLSEDNDTNVQSKIEDIFAKRRLSIDQTLDEALKKISEAYHLTIVTSKDNSSELLKSIQLIPISERQGTIIIVSSFGNVWSKLIDITSNQNIDDVKIAIRLFKERLVDTPLIELAERSKQLAPIFSKIVKNYETLLKNFVENVFQFAQRNINTVYNKSNIILSRDISREDLNNLIETIENNSIWKTIENKTEDDKNIKIEIRGDSTLISRRLENDSQIKEISVVGSKRIDYNAAKTTLNTIGSILESENKNKGEK, encoded by the coding sequence ATGTCAGACAAAATTGAAAAAAACATATTAGATGAAAAAATACAGTCTTATTTAAAACTAATTGTTGAAATGTACATATCAACGGGTGAACCAGTTTCCAGTGGTAACTTGCTTGAACAATATAATCTAGATGTTTCAAGTGCGACAATTCGAAACGCAATGGCAAAACTCGAAAGTATGGATTTTCTTGTTAAGGAACATATTTCAAGCGGAAGAATCCCAACCGTAAAAGGGTTCGAATACTATGGTAGATATCTAAGTGAAGATAACGATACTAATGTCCAAAGCAAAATTGAAGACATTTTTGCCAAGCGAAGATTATCAATTGATCAAACACTTGATGAAGCGCTTAAAAAAATTAGTGAAGCATATCACTTAACAATTGTTACTTCAAAAGATAACTCTTCGGAATTGCTAAAATCGATTCAATTGATTCCTATCTCTGAACGACAAGGAACAATAATTATTGTTAGCTCATTTGGTAATGTGTGGTCAAAATTAATCGATATTACTAGCAACCAAAACATTGATGATGTCAAAATTGCTATTAGATTATTTAAAGAAAGACTTGTTGATACACCACTTATTGAGTTAGCGGAAAGATCAAAACAATTAGCGCCAATCTTTAGCAAAATTGTAAAAAACTACGAAACACTACTTAAAAATTTTGTTGAAAATGTTTTCCAATTTGCTCAAAGAAATATCAACACAGTTTATAACAAGAGTAACATCATTTTATCAAGAGACATTTCCAGAGAAGACCTTAATAATTTAATTGAAACAATCGAAAATAACTCGATTTGAAAAACAATAGAAAATAAAACTGAAGACGATAAGAATATTAAAATTGAAATTCGTGGGGACAGCACTCTAATCTCTAGAAGACTAGAAAACGATTCACAAATTAAAGAAATTAGTGTTGTGGGATCAAAACGTATTGATTACAACGCGGCAAAAACTACCCTCAATACTATTGGTTCAATTCTTGAATCAGAAAATAAAAATAAAGGAGAAAAATAA
- the dnaB gene encoding replicative DNA helicase has protein sequence MVDNQNNNNDQADNNIDIDAHFLGEEPKMDKPKNDDTNSSSKYQSRPSEESLLGIILNNPDSITNVASYLRPKDFYYEDLRLLYSIIINLSQQSDIKSISAIEIIDEAQKQNVTDLINYDLLNKLSSFAGYSTQTDNLVRRLSNLSEIREIENSLSYIVDLLKKDETALDKDTLLSEIEKRVLEITRSGATGDFRRLAELNEEFWADFQVRKNNDTDELTGVPSNFRALDTMTNGFQKGDLIIIGARPSMGKTAFALNLTLNALSTNSRNAKAREKAAGDDELFDETQIEELIKTPISTSDKNIKTRVALFSLEMPSRQLIERFYAIKSQVPIEVLKLPNLIEKSVKRNGQQDMASLELAKEYLSKLNLFIDDSSTNTITDLAWKLRRLNKLQRLDLVVIDYLQLLTVDKAQSVGNRQNEINIISRTLKQLARELDVPIIALSQLSRELEKRENKTPILSDLRESGGIEQDADIVIFLHSDAYYSSRKKRGDRGEEADEEQTYNPNKIDKMDVIIAKHRNGPTGKISLSFMRSTNTFQGYSAGTGANITSDDNDEF, from the coding sequence ATGGTAGACAATCAAAATAACAATAACGATCAAGCAGATAATAACATCGATATCGATGCTCATTTTTTAGGCGAAGAACCAAAGATGGATAAGCCTAAAAACGATGATACTAATTCATCATCAAAATATCAATCTCGCCCCTCAGAAGAAAGTTTATTGGGGATTATTTTAAATAACCCAGACTCGATTACAAACGTTGCTAGTTACCTTCGCCCTAAAGATTTCTACTACGAAGATTTAAGACTCTTATATAGCATTATTATTAATCTTTCGCAACAATCAGATATTAAATCGATTTCTGCAATCGAAATTATTGATGAAGCGCAAAAACAAAATGTTACCGATTTAATTAACTACGATTTACTTAATAAGCTTTCGTCATTTGCTGGATACTCAACCCAAACCGACAACCTTGTTCGTAGACTTAGCAACCTTTCTGAAATTAGAGAAATTGAAAATTCACTTTCATATATTGTTGACTTACTTAAAAAGGATGAAACTGCTCTTGATAAAGATACACTTCTAAGTGAAATCGAAAAAAGAGTTCTTGAAATTACAAGAAGTGGCGCGACTGGTGATTTTCGTCGTTTAGCAGAACTTAACGAAGAATTTTGAGCAGACTTTCAAGTTCGTAAAAATAATGATACAGATGAACTAACTGGGGTACCAAGTAATTTCCGTGCGCTTGATACAATGACAAATGGTTTTCAAAAAGGTGATCTTATTATTATTGGGGCCCGTCCTTCGATGGGTAAAACCGCCTTTGCATTAAATTTAACATTGAATGCATTAAGCACTAACAGCCGAAATGCTAAAGCGCGTGAAAAAGCGGCAGGTGATGACGAGCTTTTTGATGAAACACAAATCGAAGAATTGATCAAAACACCAATTTCTACAAGTGATAAAAATATCAAAACTCGAGTAGCGCTTTTCTCACTCGAGATGCCTTCGCGTCAACTTATTGAAAGATTTTATGCAATCAAATCACAAGTGCCGATCGAAGTTTTAAAATTACCAAACTTAATTGAAAAAAGCGTTAAACGGAACGGGCAACAAGATATGGCTAGTCTCGAACTTGCTAAAGAGTATCTTTCAAAACTTAATTTATTTATTGATGACTCATCAACCAACACAATTACAGACTTGGCTTGAAAACTAAGACGTCTTAATAAATTACAAAGACTTGATCTTGTTGTTATTGACTATTTACAACTTTTAACGGTAGACAAAGCACAAAGTGTAGGTAATCGTCAAAATGAAATTAATATAATTTCACGGACACTTAAACAGTTAGCAAGAGAACTTGATGTTCCAATTATTGCGCTTAGCCAGTTGTCGCGTGAACTTGAAAAAAGAGAAAACAAAACACCTATTCTTAGTGACCTTCGTGAATCTGGAGGGATTGAACAAGATGCCGACATCGTTATTTTCCTTCACTCAGATGCCTACTACTCTTCAAGAAAAAAACGTGGTGACAGAGGTGAAGAGGCGGATGAAGAACAAACCTACAATCCAAACAAAATTGACAAAATGGATGTTATCATTGCAAAACACCGGAATGGACCTACAGGTAAAATTTCATTAAGTTTTATGCGTAGTACAAACACTTTCCAAGGTTATAGTGCAGGAACTGGTGCTAATATAACCTCTGATGATAATGATGAATTTTAA